The Entelurus aequoreus isolate RoL-2023_Sb linkage group LG23, RoL_Eaeq_v1.1, whole genome shotgun sequence genome has a window encoding:
- the LOC133641096 gene encoding cell division cycle-associated protein 4-like, which produces MFPKGTKRKFADPGEEAASSGGSQSPVTRTPSPSYSLQRQSLLDMSLIKLQLCHMLVEPNLCRSVLIANTVRQIQEEMTQDGTWQIMTQALAAAQCPSDRLVATEVLCRQSDPAAQAGQSPKPYPVVGLDEGYHSEEVVMEGDVDKEVMSTLSPVSPQLSTASYLVGPFGMGPCWEDQEDDGECEDEEEDDVEECVSEGEGEEAERPEADSRPGEQVFGTFEIKHPPPPPPDSALEELFSDVDPSYYELDTVLTGMQSAPKMGPYDLLESLSSHGPPSLSSSASCRSDLNELDHIMEIIVGS; this is translated from the coding sequence ATGTTTCCAAAGGGCACCAAGCGTAAGTTCGCCGACCCCGGAGAGGAAGCGGCCTCCAGCGGCGGCAGCCAGAGCCCCGTGACGCGGACGCCGTCGCCCTCGTACAGCCTCCAGCGCCAGTCGCTGCTGGACATGTCGCTGATCAAGCTGCAGCTGTGCCACATGCTGGTGGAGCCCAACCTCTGCCGCTCGGTGCTCATAGCCAACACGGTGCGGCAGATCCAGGAGGAGATGACGCAGGACGGCACCTGGCAGATCATGACCCAGGCCCTGGCCGCCGCCCAGTGCCCCAGCGACCGCCTGGTGGCCACCGAGGTGCTCTGCCGGCAGTCGGACCCGGCGGCCCAGGCGGGCCAGAGCCCCAAGCCCTACCCGGTGGTGGGCCTGGACGAGGGCTACCACTCGGAGGAGGTGGTGATGGAGGGGGACGTGGACAAGGAGGTCATGTCCACTTTGTCGCCCGTCTCGCCGCAGCTGTCGACGGCGTCCTACCTGGTGGGGCCCTTCGGGATGGGGCCCTGCTGGGAGGACCAGGAGGACGACGGGGAGtgcgaggacgaggaggaggacgaCGTCGAGGAGTGTGTgtcggagggggagggggaggaggcGGAGCGACCTGAGGCGGACTCTCGGCCGGGGGAGCAGGTCTTCGGGACCTTTGAGATCAAGCACCCGCCGCCGCCCCCGCCGGACTCTGCGTTGGAAGAACTGTTTTCGGACGTGGACCCGTCCTACTACGAACTGGACACGGTGCTGACGGGCATGCAGAGCGCCCCCAAGATGGGACCTTACGACCTCCTGGAGAGCCTCTCCTCCCACGGGCCGCCCTCCCTCAGCTCCAGCGCCAGCTGCAGGTCGGACCTGAACGAACTGGACCACATCATGGAGATCATAGTGGGCTCCTGA